In a genomic window of Nostoc sp. UHCC 0870:
- a CDS encoding SulP family inorganic anion transporter has product MSINPINKIHFRNWRGDLFGGLTAAIVALPLALAFGVASGAGAIAGLYGAIIVGFFAALFGGTPAQVSGPTGPMTVVVTTVISTLMARYPGTGLAMAFTVVMLGGLLQILFGVMRLGQYITLLPYTVISGFMSGIGVIIILLQLPPLLGHAGTGGVVTTLQQLPTYLSDPNWVAIGLGLLTLLIVFATPTKLNRFLPSPLLALVVVTIVSVVVVVVFKDANVTRIGKIPSGLPTFRMPTFNIRELADMLRYGLMLGVLGAIDSLLTSLVADNISRTQHDSDKELIGQGIGNMLAGLFGGLPGAGATMRTVVNVQAGGKTPLSGMIHALVLLLVVFWASPLTAQIPNAVLAGLLLKVGIDILDWGFIKRAPRLSLKGTGLMYLVLFLTVFVDLITAVLVGAFIANVLTIKRLSDVQSDNIQVITDPTGNHNLTPTEQEILTQAGGDILLLKLGGPMSFGAAKSISRRMSLVQNYQAIVLDLSEVPNIGITAALAIESIVEDAIAHHRHVWIVVTPGQVERRITHLDLQRFCKPQHTQDASSAKLSAQINQVESRLQALESAFAVIQSDTDLTPNPFPTREGE; this is encoded by the coding sequence GTGTCCATTAACCCAATCAACAAAATTCATTTTCGCAATTGGCGCGGCGACCTATTTGGGGGCTTAACTGCGGCGATTGTGGCTCTACCCTTAGCCCTAGCCTTTGGGGTTGCTTCCGGTGCAGGGGCGATCGCGGGACTCTATGGTGCGATCATCGTCGGCTTTTTTGCTGCCCTATTTGGCGGAACACCAGCCCAAGTTTCTGGCCCTACAGGGCCAATGACTGTGGTAGTCACAACAGTCATTTCTACCTTGATGGCGCGTTATCCTGGTACGGGGTTAGCAATGGCATTTACCGTTGTCATGTTGGGCGGGCTACTGCAAATCCTGTTTGGGGTAATGCGCTTAGGACAATATATCACCCTCCTACCCTACACCGTCATCTCTGGCTTCATGTCAGGGATTGGCGTAATTATCATTTTGCTGCAATTGCCCCCCTTACTAGGTCATGCAGGCACGGGTGGCGTAGTCACAACCCTACAACAACTACCCACCTATCTAAGTGATCCCAATTGGGTTGCTATAGGGTTGGGATTACTCACCTTGCTGATTGTCTTTGCCACTCCCACCAAACTGAATCGGTTTTTACCTTCCCCCCTATTGGCATTGGTGGTGGTAACAATTGTCTCAGTGGTGGTAGTGGTGGTCTTCAAAGATGCCAATGTGACGCGCATTGGTAAGATTCCTAGCGGATTACCCACCTTCCGAATGCCTACCTTTAATATCCGCGAGTTAGCAGATATGCTCAGGTATGGGCTGATGTTAGGGGTGTTGGGAGCGATCGATTCGCTGTTAACTTCCTTGGTGGCTGATAATATTTCCCGTACTCAGCATGATTCTGACAAAGAGTTGATTGGGCAAGGGATTGGCAATATGTTGGCGGGGTTATTTGGAGGATTACCTGGTGCAGGCGCAACCATGCGGACTGTCGTAAATGTCCAAGCTGGAGGGAAAACACCCCTATCCGGGATGATTCATGCCCTGGTACTGCTGTTAGTCGTGTTTTGGGCAAGTCCATTAACTGCACAGATTCCTAATGCAGTGCTGGCGGGACTGTTATTAAAGGTAGGTATTGATATTCTCGATTGGGGATTTATCAAACGTGCGCCCCGTCTTTCTTTGAAGGGTACGGGATTAATGTATTTGGTATTGTTTCTCACCGTATTTGTAGATTTAATTACGGCGGTACTAGTAGGCGCGTTTATTGCCAATGTCCTAACTATTAAACGGTTAAGCGATGTCCAAAGTGATAATATTCAAGTCATTACTGACCCCACAGGAAATCACAATCTTACTCCCACCGAGCAAGAAATCCTCACCCAAGCCGGAGGGGATATTTTGCTACTTAAATTGGGGGGGCCAATGAGCTTTGGTGCAGCTAAAAGTATTTCTCGTCGGATGTCATTGGTGCAGAACTATCAAGCAATAGTATTAGATTTGAGTGAAGTCCCCAATATTGGAATTACGGCGGCACTCGCCATTGAATCTATAGTAGAGGATGCGATCGCACATCATCGTCATGTCTGGATTGTCGTCACCCCTGGACAAGTAGAACGGCGCATTACCCACCTTGACTTACAGCGATTCTGTAAGCCTCAGCATACACAGGATGCTTCTTCTGCCAAGTTGTCAGCCCAAATTAATCAGGTAGAAAGCCGCTTACAGGCGTTAGAATCAGCGTTTGCGGTGATTCAGTCAGATACAGACCTAACCCCCAACCCCTTCCCTACAAGGGAAGGGGAGTAA
- a CDS encoding GNAT family N-acetyltransferase → MTIRHANETDLSTIVAIYNAAIPSRLATADLEPVSLESRRAWFQGRSPGLRPLWVIEQEGVIAGWLSFQSFYGRPAYHATAEISVYIAPPFHQRGLGKQLLATAIHESPKLGLKTLLGFIFAHNQPSLKLFQSLGFEKWGHLPQVAELDGVERDLVIMGLRI, encoded by the coding sequence ATGACCATCCGTCATGCGAATGAGACTGACTTATCTACAATAGTAGCAATTTACAATGCGGCGATTCCTAGCCGCCTCGCAACGGCTGATTTAGAACCCGTTTCTTTAGAAAGCCGCCGGGCTTGGTTTCAGGGGCGATCGCCTGGCTTACGTCCCCTTTGGGTCATCGAACAAGAGGGTGTAATTGCTGGATGGCTGAGTTTCCAATCATTTTACGGACGACCAGCTTATCATGCAACTGCCGAAATTAGTGTTTATATCGCCCCACCTTTCCATCAGCGCGGTTTAGGAAAGCAACTTTTAGCTACAGCAATTCACGAAAGTCCCAAATTAGGTTTAAAAACTTTGTTGGGGTTTATTTTTGCTCACAATCAACCAAGTTTAAAACTGTTCCAATCTTTAGGATTTGAAAAGTGGGGACATTTACCCCAAGTTGCAGAACTAGATGGAGTAGAACGAGATTTAGTAATTATGGGATTGCGAATTTAG
- a CDS encoding peptidase domain-containing ABC transporter, giving the protein MTYIKNAFQEFFLTLQGFDQLPTTEINNLLDRLQPFRYRIGQKIIGKEIIPERLTIIYEGQVRLLGFDPQTQVPHTLKLMQPGEIIGEIGLLRQVGCETAIASTDEMIGLTLDANDYLRLLSTYPAFANARQNLSHVSEVFDVLGSQVANQANVVTNLDRIAEQAWQRAKIHYLDPGRNYFHQLEKDSIWFISGGGHINEFPVGSRLEPKDGQETIIVRGEIPARLLGLAPSDLSFLNSSSHESQLAISTSQANISETLDIPYASEENYPQTNNSSANSKPTRQKFPFFGGKGELNSTFACFQMLTKHLQIPFRREVVRRLLSEQIKRQGTISFPTCAYLGELIGLKANLVDVPATAISRLPTPALVRYGDGFAVLYAADAHQVVLGVPSQGMVRCKPAQIVEHLEAVENSFPPQIRVLLLTHTKETPKERFGLRWFLPYLSRYKRVLIEVFVASFFVQLAQLANPLVIQLIIDKVVVQNSISTLNILGTLLLVVGIFEAVLTTLRTYLFVDTTNRIDMGLGSQIIDHLLRLPLRYFEKRPVGELSTRINELENIRQFLTGTALTVGLDAVFSVVYIIVMLFYSWQLTLVGLGTIPIFIVITLIASPTVSRQLRTKAERNASTQSYLVEVMSGIQTVKAQNIELRSRFSWQEKYARYVAAGFKTVVTSTLANSTGDFLNKLSSLLVLWVGASLVLQGELTLGELIAFRIISGYVTGPILRLARLWQSFQETALSLERLSDIVDTPQEAEIDRYNIPLPEIQGSVKYENVSFRFANSGPLQLSKVNLEIPQGKFIGIVGQSGSGKSTMMKLLLRLYDVESGRILIDGYDIAKVELYSLRRQVGVVPQETLLFDGTVQENIALTNPDATTEEIIEAAKVAAAHEFIMSLPNGYNTRVGERGTGLSGGQRQRIAIARSVLQRPKLLVLDEATSALDYPTERQVCLNLANAFQGSTVFFITHRLNTVSHADAIVVMDAGKIIEQGSHQELMAAKGHYSYLYQQQEVNL; this is encoded by the coding sequence ATGACTTATATTAAAAATGCCTTTCAAGAATTTTTCCTCACCCTGCAAGGGTTTGACCAGTTACCAACTACAGAGATCAATAATTTATTAGACCGACTGCAACCATTTCGCTATCGTATTGGTCAAAAAATTATTGGCAAAGAAATCATTCCCGAACGGTTAACCATTATCTATGAGGGACAGGTGCGGTTATTGGGATTTGACCCCCAAACGCAAGTACCCCATACCCTGAAATTGATGCAACCCGGTGAAATTATTGGTGAAATCGGGTTATTGCGTCAAGTGGGTTGTGAAACTGCGATCGCCTCTACCGATGAAATGATAGGTTTAACCTTAGATGCCAATGACTACTTACGTTTGTTGTCTACTTATCCAGCCTTTGCCAATGCTCGCCAAAACCTTAGTCATGTATCAGAAGTATTTGATGTTTTGGGTTCACAGGTAGCAAATCAAGCTAACGTCGTTACTAATCTTGATAGAATAGCTGAACAAGCCTGGCAAAGAGCCAAAATACACTATCTTGATCCTGGAAGAAATTACTTTCATCAACTAGAGAAAGACAGCATTTGGTTTATTAGTGGCGGCGGTCACATTAATGAGTTTCCCGTGGGTTCTCGTCTCGAACCGAAGGATGGACAGGAAACAATTATAGTCAGAGGAGAAATTCCAGCGCGGTTGCTGGGTTTAGCACCATCAGATTTATCATTCCTCAATAGCAGTAGTCATGAATCTCAACTGGCTATTAGTACGAGTCAAGCCAACATCAGCGAAACTCTAGATATTCCCTACGCCTCAGAAGAAAACTATCCCCAGACGAATAATTCCTCAGCTAATAGCAAACCAACCCGCCAAAAGTTCCCATTCTTTGGCGGTAAAGGCGAATTAAATAGTACCTTTGCCTGTTTTCAAATGCTCACGAAGCATTTACAAATCCCCTTTCGGCGGGAAGTGGTACGCCGCTTGTTAAGTGAGCAAATTAAACGCCAAGGGACTATCTCTTTTCCCACCTGTGCTTACCTAGGAGAGTTAATCGGACTCAAAGCCAACTTAGTAGATGTACCTGCGACTGCTATCTCTCGCCTCCCGACACCGGCACTAGTACGCTATGGCGATGGTTTTGCCGTGTTATACGCAGCCGATGCTCATCAGGTAGTTTTAGGTGTACCATCCCAAGGTATGGTTCGCTGCAAACCAGCGCAGATAGTTGAACATTTAGAGGCGGTGGAAAATAGTTTCCCCCCCCAAATCAGGGTATTACTACTAACTCACACCAAAGAAACACCAAAGGAACGCTTTGGTTTACGGTGGTTTCTTCCCTACTTGTCGCGCTATAAACGAGTTCTCATAGAAGTTTTTGTAGCTTCATTTTTTGTCCAGTTAGCACAGTTAGCTAACCCCCTGGTTATTCAGTTAATTATCGATAAAGTCGTTGTCCAAAATAGTATCAGCACTCTGAATATTTTAGGGACTTTGTTGTTAGTAGTAGGCATATTTGAAGCTGTACTTACGACCTTAAGGACTTACTTATTTGTCGATACCACTAATCGTATTGACATGGGTTTGGGGTCACAGATTATTGACCATTTATTACGGCTACCACTACGTTATTTTGAAAAGCGACCTGTGGGTGAACTGTCTACACGCATCAACGAATTAGAAAATATTCGTCAGTTTCTCACCGGTACAGCCTTAACAGTCGGCTTAGATGCCGTCTTTTCGGTGGTTTATATCATCGTTATGCTGTTTTATAGTTGGCAGCTGACCTTGGTGGGTTTAGGCACAATTCCCATCTTTATAGTTATTACCTTAATTGCGTCCCCCACCGTTAGTAGACAACTACGTACCAAAGCAGAACGTAACGCCTCCACTCAATCCTATTTAGTTGAGGTGATGTCTGGGATTCAAACAGTCAAGGCGCAAAATATCGAATTGCGATCGCGCTTTTCTTGGCAAGAGAAATATGCTCGGTATGTAGCAGCTGGATTTAAAACCGTTGTCACCTCTACCCTGGCTAACTCTACTGGTGACTTTCTCAATAAACTCAGTAGTTTATTAGTGCTGTGGGTGGGTGCTTCTTTGGTACTCCAAGGAGAATTAACCCTAGGGGAATTAATCGCCTTTAGAATTATCTCCGGTTACGTTACCGGCCCCATCTTACGCCTAGCGCGACTCTGGCAAAGCTTCCAAGAAACTGCTTTATCCTTAGAACGATTAAGCGATATTGTCGATACACCCCAAGAAGCCGAAATCGACCGCTACAACATCCCTCTGCCAGAAATCCAAGGATCTGTAAAATACGAAAACGTCTCCTTTAGATTTGCCAATAGCGGGCCTTTGCAACTATCTAAGGTCAACCTGGAAATCCCCCAAGGTAAATTTATTGGTATCGTCGGACAAAGTGGTTCTGGTAAAAGTACCATGATGAAATTGTTACTCAGACTCTATGATGTAGAATCAGGCAGAATTTTGATTGATGGTTACGACATCGCCAAAGTAGAACTTTATTCCCTGCGCCGCCAAGTAGGTGTTGTCCCCCAAGAAACCCTATTATTTGACGGTACAGTGCAAGAAAATATTGCTCTGACAAATCCCGATGCTACCACCGAGGAGATTATCGAAGCAGCGAAGGTTGCTGCTGCTCATGAATTTATTATGAGCTTACCCAACGGCTACAATACCAGAGTCGGAGAAAGGGGTACAGGACTTTCAGGTGGACAAAGACAGAGAATTGCGATCGCGCGTTCTGTTCTCCAGCGACCAAAATTATTAGTTTTAGACGAAGCCACCAGCGCATTAGACTATCCCACCGAACGCCAAGTCTGCCTCAACCTAGCCAACGCCTTTCAAGGTAGTACAGTATTCTTTATTACCCACCGTCTCAACACCGTCAGTCATGCAGATGCGATCGTGGTTATGGATGCAGGCAAAATCATCGAACAAGGTAGCCATCAAGAACTAATGGCTGCAAAAGGTCATTATTCCTACCTGTATCAACAACAAGAAGTAAATTTGTAA
- a CDS encoding DUF427 domain-containing protein: MYPQRIEPNPGQESVWDYPRPPRLEDTNKHIQVIFNGVAIADTHNAKRVLETSHPPSYYIPPADIKMEHLVLTPQSSFCEWKGRAGYYTIRVGEKEVQNAAWFYASPTLAFASIQDHVAFYVHMMDVCYVDGEKVEPQPGNFYGGWVTSDIVGPFKGGPGSWGW; this comes from the coding sequence ATGTATCCCCAACGTATTGAACCAAACCCCGGACAAGAATCAGTATGGGATTATCCCCGTCCTCCTCGCTTGGAAGACACAAATAAACACATTCAGGTAATTTTTAACGGCGTAGCGATCGCAGACACCCACAACGCCAAACGTGTTTTAGAAACCAGCCATCCACCCTCCTACTACATCCCCCCGGCGGATATTAAAATGGAACATCTGGTCTTGACACCACAATCTAGCTTTTGTGAGTGGAAGGGACGCGCTGGTTACTATACAATCCGCGTCGGGGAGAAAGAAGTGCAGAATGCGGCTTGGTTTTACGCCAGTCCTACACTAGCTTTTGCATCTATCCAAGATCATGTGGCTTTTTATGTCCATATGATGGATGTTTGCTATGTAGATGGGGAAAAGGTAGAACCACAACCAGGAAACTTTTATGGTGGTTGGGTAACTAGCGATATTGTTGGGCCGTTCAAAGGTGGCCCCGGTAGTTGGGGATGGTAA
- a CDS encoding HlyD family efflux transporter periplasmic adaptor subunit: MTQLRPNNGNGKQDQAIAVDAQVLSSPPKANNQELIQTNNEEFEQSVVLRQSPVWSRTIMLVLMALACFGITWAYFAKIEQVVPATGQLKPEGTVKEVQSPVNGVVKEVHIKDGEKVLKGDLLITFETVATIAQLNALNKIRSNLIQENQLYRQLMNSTSSGITSELAFSRVRLPRDAEFLLKSRVALVSENELLRTQLKNSTTGIGLDRDQQQQLQVSQTELDTRVSAARLEVAKIEKQLSQTVVKLQDTEASLDIQQKILDRLKILSEEGGISQLQYLNQQQQVQNLTAEIEQLGEEKKRLQFDIEKGTQQAYNTVAATDKTILEKIADNKKRIADIDSQFMKIVLNNEQNLADINSKLSQSQLDLKYQQLRAPVSGTIFNLQAKTPGFVANSTQKILEIVPNDKFIADVFITNRDIGFVRKGMKADVRIDSFPFSQFGDIKGELIDIGSDALPPDQNYQFYRFPARIRLDKQYLDIKDQKISLQSGMSLSANIKVREERTVMSLFTEMFTNQVESLKEVR, encoded by the coding sequence ATGACTCAACTTAGACCTAATAACGGTAACGGCAAACAGGATCAAGCGATCGCAGTCGATGCTCAAGTTCTCTCATCGCCCCCCAAGGCTAATAATCAAGAATTAATTCAGACCAACAATGAAGAATTTGAGCAATCGGTTGTACTGCGTCAATCTCCTGTGTGGTCACGCACAATCATGCTTGTCTTAATGGCCTTAGCTTGTTTTGGTATTACTTGGGCATATTTCGCCAAAATTGAACAGGTAGTACCCGCTACTGGCCAATTAAAGCCAGAGGGAACAGTGAAAGAAGTACAATCACCAGTTAATGGAGTCGTCAAAGAAGTACATATAAAAGATGGAGAAAAAGTTCTCAAAGGAGACTTATTAATAACCTTTGAAACTGTTGCTACCATTGCTCAATTAAATGCTTTAAATAAGATTCGCAGCAATTTAATTCAAGAAAATCAGCTTTATCGTCAATTAATGAATTCTACTAGTTCTGGCATTACTTCCGAACTAGCATTTTCTAGAGTTAGATTGCCAAGAGATGCAGAATTTTTATTAAAAAGTCGGGTGGCTTTAGTTTCAGAAAATGAATTGTTGCGTACTCAATTAAAAAACTCTACTACAGGAATAGGATTAGATCGTGATCAGCAACAACAGCTACAAGTTTCTCAAACAGAATTAGATACTCGTGTATCTGCCGCACGATTAGAAGTTGCCAAAATCGAAAAACAACTATCCCAAACTGTAGTCAAACTCCAAGATACAGAAGCAAGTTTAGATATCCAGCAGAAGATTTTAGATAGGCTAAAAATCCTCTCTGAAGAAGGCGGTATTTCCCAGCTACAGTACCTCAATCAACAACAACAGGTACAAAACCTTACGGCAGAGATAGAGCAATTAGGGGAAGAAAAAAAACGCCTCCAGTTTGATATAGAAAAAGGAACACAACAAGCCTACAATACTGTTGCAGCTACTGATAAAACCATTTTAGAAAAGATAGCAGACAACAAAAAGCGCATTGCTGATATTGATAGCCAATTCATGAAAATTGTGCTAAATAACGAGCAAAATTTAGCAGATATCAACAGTAAACTTTCTCAATCACAGTTAGATTTAAAGTATCAACAATTACGCGCGCCCGTATCAGGAACTATTTTTAATTTACAAGCAAAAACTCCTGGTTTTGTAGCTAACTCCACCCAAAAAATCCTAGAAATTGTACCCAATGATAAATTTATTGCTGATGTTTTTATCACCAATAGAGATATTGGTTTTGTACGTAAAGGGATGAAAGCTGATGTCAGAATTGACTCATTCCCATTCAGCCAATTCGGCGATATTAAAGGGGAGTTAATTGACATAGGATCAGATGCACTACCACCAGATCAAAACTATCAATTCTATCGATTCCCTGCCAGAATTCGGTTAGATAAACAATACCTAGATATTAAAGATCAGAAAATTTCTTTGCAATCAGGTATGTCCCTCAGTGCTAATATAAAAGTCAGAGAAGAACGGACAGTAATGAGTTTGTTTACTGAGATGTTTACTAACCAAGTTGAGAGTTTGAAAGAAGTACGATGA
- a CDS encoding tetratricopeptide repeat protein, with protein sequence MGRDQELEELDKLLQENNQVLTERSRSVAIAAILGMGGLGKTELALQYAMTQRENYKGGLCWLQAKVEDFGVQVVRFARTQLDLKPPEEFDLPAQVQYCWRYWREGNVLLVVDDVTDYQQIRPYLQGASSRFKVLMTTRKKLGAAIKQLPLDVLQPDAALELLRSLLAETPGRIERELDVAKQLCEWLGYLPLGLELVGRYLARKPDLSLSKMMGRLKEKRLEQPATVNPEADMTAQRGIKAAFELSWQELAEDDKLLGCVLSLFATAPIPWNLVEQCLTDKDEDELEEIRDDKLLNLHLLQRKGEGIYQLHPLLREFFQSKFTGLEQVEEFRRSFCQVMVAVAKQIPQTPTLEKINAVSLAIPHIAEVANHLIQYISDEDFIKPFIGLGDFYQGQGLYTQAEPWNQQCLSTVQNRLGDNHPDVATSLNNLAYLYYSQGKYDQAEPLYLQALELRQRLLGDNHPHVATSLNNLAYLYYSQGKYDQAEPLYLQALELSKRLLGDNHPHVAISLNSLANLYYSQGKYGQAEPLYLQALELDKRLLGDNHPHVAISLNNLAYLYNSQGKYGQAEPLYLQALELSKRLLGDNHPHVAISLNNLALLYNSQGKYDQAEPLYLQALELSKRLLGDNHPHVATSLNNLALLYNSQGRYDQAEPLYLQALELSKRLLGDNHPHVATSLNNLAYLYNSQGKYDQAEPLYLQALELRQRLLGDNHPHVAQSLNNLAGLYKSQGKYDQAEPLLLQALELSKRLLGDNHPDVAQSLNNLAGLYKSQGKYDQAEPLLLQALELSKRLLGDNHPDVATSFNNLAYLYYSQGKYNQTEPLLLQALDILERSLGANHPNTVTLRENLAILRDHL encoded by the coding sequence GTGGGACGTGATCAAGAACTGGAAGAACTCGACAAACTATTGCAAGAAAATAACCAAGTGCTGACTGAGCGTAGTCGAAGTGTAGCCATTGCGGCTATTTTGGGAATGGGTGGACTGGGTAAAACAGAACTCGCCTTGCAATATGCCATGACTCAGCGCGAAAACTACAAAGGTGGACTGTGCTGGTTACAGGCGAAAGTTGAGGATTTTGGCGTTCAAGTGGTGCGGTTTGCCAGAACTCAGCTTGATTTAAAGCCACCAGAAGAATTTGATTTACCTGCACAAGTACAATACTGCTGGCGGTATTGGCGTGAGGGTAATGTGCTGCTGGTGGTGGATGATGTTACAGATTACCAGCAAATCAGACCTTACCTACAGGGCGCATCTTCTAGATTTAAAGTGTTGATGACTACCCGCAAAAAGTTGGGTGCAGCCATCAAGCAATTACCTTTAGATGTATTACAACCAGATGCAGCGTTGGAGTTGTTACGGTCTTTGCTGGCAGAAACACCAGGGCGAATTGAGAGAGAATTAGATGTAGCAAAACAGTTGTGTGAATGGCTGGGGTATTTGCCTTTGGGTTTAGAGTTGGTGGGGCGATATCTGGCGCGGAAACCGGATTTATCCCTATCGAAAATGATGGGGCGATTAAAGGAAAAGCGGCTAGAACAACCTGCAACTGTCAACCCAGAAGCAGATATGACAGCACAACGGGGAATAAAAGCCGCCTTTGAGTTGAGTTGGCAGGAATTAGCAGAGGATGATAAGTTATTAGGCTGTGTACTCAGTTTATTTGCAACCGCACCCATACCCTGGAACTTAGTAGAACAATGCTTAACAGACAAAGATGAGGATGAGTTAGAAGAAATTCGGGATGATAAATTATTGAATCTGCATCTACTCCAGCGCAAAGGTGAGGGAATCTATCAACTACATCCACTGCTGCGGGAATTTTTCCAATCTAAGTTTACAGGTTTAGAGCAAGTAGAGGAATTTAGGCGATCGTTTTGTCAGGTAATGGTAGCAGTTGCTAAACAAATTCCTCAGACTCCTACCCTTGAAAAAATTAACGCTGTTTCCCTTGCCATACCACACATAGCTGAAGTAGCAAACCATCTCATTCAATATATCAGTGATGAAGATTTCATTAAGCCTTTCATTGGCTTAGGTGACTTCTATCAAGGACAAGGGTTATATACCCAAGCCGAACCTTGGAATCAACAGTGTTTATCAACAGTACAAAACCGCTTGGGAGACAATCATCCCGATGTCGCCACCAGCCTCAACAACTTGGCATATCTCTACTATTCCCAAGGAAAGTACGACCAAGCCGAACCCCTGTATCTCCAAGCTTTAGAACTCAGACAACGCCTGCTGGGAGACAATCATCCCCATGTCGCCACCAGCCTCAACAACTTGGCATATCTCTACTATTCCCAAGGAAAGTATGATCAAGCCGAACCCCTGTATCTCCAAGCTTTAGAACTCTCTAAACGCCTGCTGGGAGACAATCATCCCCATGTCGCCATCAGCCTCAACAGCTTGGCAAATCTCTACTATTCCCAAGGAAAGTACGGCCAAGCCGAACCCCTATATCTCCAAGCTTTAGAACTCGATAAACGCCTGCTGGGAGACAATCATCCCCATGTCGCCATCAGCCTCAACAACTTGGCATATCTCTACAATTCCCAAGGAAAGTACGGCCAAGCCGAACCCCTGTATCTCCAAGCTTTAGAACTCTCTAAACGCCTGCTGGGAGACAATCATCCCCATGTCGCCATCAGCCTCAACAACTTGGCATTACTCTACAATTCCCAAGGAAAGTACGACCAAGCCGAACCCCTGTATCTCCAAGCTTTAGAACTCTCTAAACGCCTGCTGGGAGACAATCATCCCCATGTCGCCACCAGCCTCAACAACTTGGCATTACTCTACAATTCCCAAGGACGGTACGACCAAGCCGAACCCCTGTATCTCCAAGCTTTAGAACTCTCTAAACGCCTGCTGGGAGACAATCATCCCCATGTCGCCACCAGCCTCAACAACTTGGCATATCTCTACAATTCCCAAGGAAAGTACGACCAAGCCGAACCCCTGTATCTCCAAGCTTTAGAACTCAGACAACGCCTGCTGGGAGACAATCATCCCCATGTTGCCCAAAGCCTCAACAACTTGGCAGGACTCTACAAATCCCAAGGAAAGTACGATCAAGCCGAACCCCTGTTACTCCAAGCTTTAGAACTCTCTAAACGCCTGCTGGGAGACAATCATCCCGATGTTGCCCAAAGCCTCAACAACTTGGCAGGACTCTACAAATCCCAAGGAAAGTACGATCAAGCCGAACCCCTGTTACTCCAAGCTTTAGAACTCTCTAAACGCCTGCTGGGAGACAATCATCCCGATGTTGCCACCAGCTTCAACAACTTGGCATATCTCTACTATTCCCAAGGAAAGTACAACCAAACCGAACCCCTGTTACTCCAAGCTTTAGATATTTTGGAGCGAAGTTTAGGAGCGAATCATCCTAATACTGTGACTTTGCGTGAGAATTTAGCAATTTTACGCGATCATCTCTAA
- a CDS encoding PEP-CTERM sorting domain-containing protein — protein MLNSIKNSIFTASATSVLSLTVLAIASPSYAANLDLSTWDSIGDVSVTPGQATLNSGTLNTALTGGGVGSVEDFLGIPGGSLDPVGSFFGATAGSAIKTIFTDVKAGSVFNFDWSLSSSDSDSAFVTLNDLVVPLTGGSNFSYVFSTAGNYNVGIGVVDVDDTLGASQLTLSNANFTQVPEPATTLGAIAALGLGMSIKRRFQNKARD, from the coding sequence ATGTTAAATTCCATCAAAAACTCAATTTTTACCGCCAGCGCAACCAGTGTATTAAGTCTGACCGTTTTGGCTATAGCTAGTCCAAGTTACGCTGCTAATCTAGATTTATCTACTTGGGATAGCATTGGTGATGTTAGCGTTACACCAGGACAAGCTACCCTCAACTCAGGTACTCTCAATACAGCCCTGACTGGTGGTGGTGTTGGTAGTGTAGAAGATTTTCTAGGTATCCCTGGCGGTAGTTTAGATCCTGTCGGTTCATTCTTTGGTGCTACCGCAGGTTCTGCAATCAAAACCATTTTTACAGATGTCAAAGCTGGTAGTGTTTTTAATTTCGACTGGAGTTTGTCCAGTAGCGACAGTGACAGTGCTTTTGTCACATTGAATGATTTAGTTGTCCCTCTGACTGGCGGTTCTAACTTCAGCTATGTTTTCTCAACGGCTGGAAACTATAACGTTGGTATTGGTGTTGTCGATGTAGACGATACCCTGGGTGCGTCGCAGTTAACACTCAGCAATGCTAATTTTACCCAAGTTCCTGAACCTGCAACTACCCTAGGTGCGATCGCAGCTTTAGGGTTGGGTATGAGTATCAAGCGCAGATTCCAGAACAAAGCACGCGATTAA